One Eurosta solidaginis isolate ZX-2024a chromosome 5, ASM4086904v1, whole genome shotgun sequence DNA segment encodes these proteins:
- the LOC137253625 gene encoding uncharacterized protein gives MKMVKILQAYNFAKQHTYSLNGDILSASLIDSSRIAVSSAEQFIEIYDIGGKQRRNELSGIDLNAITTASEYAAAETEAAAAAAQAAADERLPTKYTLATVGEVVHLIYCEAGKYLVTLEKETLGTPVQTGTTGISCTSSSSNTAICPEDDTKMFVRIYANFWKFPESKLIDLPITIRIASMTTPKAPLIESIDVIELPLRNPPDLIQCCQTSGNIIVSSKERIYLYEYTQCIHETTQPRFSYIDFLPFKFFVNLNFVPLRLCLAENVIAAMNNRYCVAFKVVDVVGSSAAGGAHCSPLDNEYAGGGGGGRGDCGGGGCLDDVADVDVDEAISSTESGLMSKASAGPSSHNSFETDSLETTSSGRPLGVAGFPGRTPTDFNVARIVNSACGREFEIDLKSQWELGDSVSVGGGGGGGPTSICSGGADTQEIVIMPARASDIKIKLVNEAKAMSVQRVSGHGNMTYAYNDDISVQYDVRKLLQICMKSSEPNGRIVDILRCMDLKAIYQRNPHDDGLEDSEYEMGNQQVPGAVTTTKHANRRTLKSGQHQSCVSYALLVASSVDGYLYQFCAQGKWYSENEKPIAIYSFTAPVLKVHINDYVIYAITTESVETHTSRIGHKLYNNRFEYPTLGGLFPEESSPDVNSAIAVIGLCAFMHVQYVCVNRNKLVLITNSALANNSTDAVKRRSGGAGSIASSVSSGRNIAARILAETKVKTLLRSSSNSTAQQQLQNEWTLYNLEVPMVEHVIEDLEAIAESYRAASSTNFYDLMEEAHVMLRLTLTLQCEQLSEAREQQLRSKFVENCRRLADFSIRSRKKEIYLQATGFYKMCNLQLADIYTNYISAYVQPAYNGEHLQQQQLPFGNCSNPTTTSDDMQLIGLIYTVKMFLLGLGTDRQLASFLNQLVKPFFTPNRVVEQGYSQVPLSLEFLNMFIKFSQSDIPQIMLNSPVVADAISGELVNYLKYLDKLNPDENLLLAVTACRMSNYFLAEEVVARLNRRELAVALIKHKNVLFDDSTGFFQRRVSYNYDALKSRYNFTGGAGAGCVQQQKSTLTSFIRKQHKRKISFSQLQCANPPGTPPHLGHGVISFSDFTETILLATENAELIEAISDVFIHALCIEHSITLEIILQLFLNYIASHIGHKGYQTSQKVFVNILQVYYYDYFDVNPMQNPDDMPSATPPHIGGASGCGDEYDETSSKAPSLNSERDNESIANSLPGSNSIASSSMDERSYTHPTNRNRIGYDQLQDQNSPYKRTMTLSPNHQMSNNDINGQQTPPQSNSDAETNLKGLKILFRMYMGRLKALSDLITDLQSADIEQQPVNEEFVGLRMECIQFMIRHLQELRAQKQQNIILRQNPATQHSYYYARSANSSIAQPNGVDERKVVYVPFIPDYKLSGVEFGSYIKSYIRPIPCLLDRPQYLNRLPPFRRDDFSYPNRDEGECEVRFLGWHNELLTLTLKIQSLLASTKIDRAIVEEFIAFIQKTPDLIGIDSFLVIVLPKHLAINYMLNFCPEYMWQYGKSNGFTPKHWESLLKKILSKQDLVPNWKAHITEILNNLVAELSFEELLQCFPTEAIKHHKTEEFLKEFNETRISFVNGKLSFEEGAKSPNSCNENNETMLTRDHLPMDNIDENNVFELTLRKAVSKQRSIALRSMIESTGTQLFDATSNPMYNL, from the exons ATGAAAATGGTGAAAATTCTTCAAGCCTATAACTTTGCCAAACAGCACACATACTCTCTAAATGGTGATATACTCTCCGCCTCATTGATCGATTCTAGTCGCATTGCTGTGAGTAGCGCTGAGCAATTTATCGAAATCTATGATATCGGTGGTAAGCAGCGACGTAATGAATTGAGTGGCATTGATTTGAATGCCATAACCACGGCAAGCGAATATGCTGCAGCTGAGACAGAAGCGGCAGCAGCAGCAGCCCAAGCAGCCGCAGATGAACGTTTACCCACAAAATATACGCTGGCGACAGTGGGTGAGGTGGTGCATTTGATTTACTGTGAAGCAG GCAAATATCTAGTCACACTGGAAAAAGAAACGCTAGGCACTCCAGTACAAACTGGCACAACAGGGATAAGTTGcaccagcagcagcagcaacaccgCTATTTGCCCGGAGGATGATACAAAAATGTTTGTGCGTATTTATGCAAATTTCTGGAAATTTCCCGAATCGAAACTCATCGATCTGCCCATAACGATACGAATAGCATCCATGACCACACCCAAAGCCCCACTCATAGAGAGCATCGACGTTATTGAGCTACCTTTACGTAATCCACCCGATCTTATACAATGTTGTCAGACATCTGGTAATATAATTGTGAGTAGCAAAGAGCGCATCTATCTCTACGAATATACGCAATGTATACACGAGACGACACAGCCACGATTTTCCTACATCGATTTCttaccttttaaattttttgttaatttaaattttgtgcCATTACGTTTGTGTCTCGCTGAGAATGTTATAGCCGCAATGAATAATCGCTACTGTGTAGCTTTCAAAGTGGTCGATGTGGTGGGCAGCAGCGCTGCTGGTGGTGCACATTGCAGTCCGCTCGATAATGAGTATGCTGGCGGTGGTGGTGGAGGCAGAGGAGattgtggtggtggtggttgctTAGACGATGTGGCCGATGTTGATGTCGACGAGGCAATCTCGAGTACAGAATCAGGTTTAATGAGTAAGGCAAGCGCTGGTCCCTCGAGTCACAATAGTTTTGAAACAGATTCGCTGGAAACGACATCAAGTGGACGTCCGTTGGGTGTAGCAGGATTTCCTGGTCGAACACCTACTGATTTTAATGTAGCGCGTATAGTTAATTCTGCATGTGGACGTGAGTTCGAGATAGATTTGAAATCGCAATGGGAGCTGGGGGATTCTGTAAGTGTTGGCGGCGGCGGTGGAGGTGGACCAACATCAATTTGTAGCGGTGGTGCCGATACACAAGAGATAGTAATTATGCCAGCGCGTGCTAGCGATATTAAAATTAAGTTGGTTAACGAGGCCAAGGCGATGAGTGTGCAG CGCGTTTCTGGTCATGGCAATATGACTTACGCTTACAACGATGACATCAGTGTTCAATATGATGTACGCAAGCTTTTGCAGATTTGTATGAAATCCTCAGAGCCTAATGGACGTATAGTGGATATTCTGCGTTGCATGGATTTGAAGGCCATCTATCAACGTAATCCACATGATGATGGTTTAGAGGACTCTGAATATGAGATGGGTAATCAGCAAGTGCCGGGTGCTGTCACTACAACCAAACATGCCAATCGACGTACTCTCAAATCTGGCCAACATCAAAGTTGCGTGAGTTATGCTTTGTTGGTGGCGAGTAGCGTGGATGGTTATCTTTATCAGTTTTGTGCTCAGG GCAAATGGTACAGCGAAAATGAGAAACCAATAGCGATCTACTCATTCACGGCGCCCGTTCTGAAAGTGCACATTAACGATTATGTAATTTATGCCATCACCACAGAGTCCGTGGAGACGCACACCTCACGCATTGGACATAAATTGTACAATAATCGTTTTGAATATCCCACGCTAGGTGGCCTGTTCCCCGAGGAATCTAGTCCTGATGTAAATTCGGCCATTGCTGTCATTGGTCTTTGCGCCTTCATGCATGTACAATATGTATGCGTGAATCGCAATAAATTGGTGTTAATCACAAATAGCGCATTGGCCAACAACAGCACAGATGCCGTTAAGAGGCGCAGTGGGGGCGCCGGTAGTATCGCTTCGAGCGTTAGTAGTGGACGTAATATAGCAGCGCGTATCTTAGCCGAAACGAAGGTGAAAACTTTATTACGCAGCAGTAGTAATAGTACtgcacaacaacaactacaaaatgAATGGACATTGTACAATTTGGAGGTGCCCATGGTGGAGCATGTTATTGAAGATTTGGAAGCGATTGCTGAATCATATCGCGCAGCAAGTAGCACAAATTTTTACGATTTAATGGAGGAAGCACATGTGATGTTACGTCTTACGCTAACGCTACAGTGCGAGCAGTTGAGTGAGGCGCGTGAACAGCAACTGCGCAGTAAATTTGTAGAGAATTGCAGAAGATTGGCAGACTTTTCAATACG TTCACGCAAAAAGGAAATTTACCTGCAAGCAACAGGATTTTATAAAATGTGTAATCTACAATTGGCAGATATCTATACAAATTATATCAGCGCTTATGTGCAGCCCGCATATAACGGTGAacatctacaacaacaacagttaccATTTGGTAACTGCAGCAATCCAACAACCACAAGCGATGATATGCAATTAATTGGTTTGATTTATACCGTAAAAATGTTCCTTCTCGGTTTGGGCACCGATCGTCAATTAGCCTCCTTTCTGAATCAGTTGGTGAAGCCATTTTTCACACCAAATCGCGTCGTTGAACAAGGCTATTCACAAGTGCCTTTATCATTGGAGTTTCTAAAtatgtttattaaattttcacaaaGTGATATACCACAAATAATGTTAAATTCACCAGTGGTGGCAGATGCGATTAGTGGAGAGTTGGTGAATTACCTGAAATATTTGGATAAACT CAACCCCGATGAGAATCTTCTACTCGCCGTTACTGCTTGTCGCATGTCCAATTATTTTCTCGCTGAAGAGGTGGTCGCTCGCTTAAATCGACGCGAATTGGCTGTGGCTCTCATCAAGCACAAAAATGTCCTTTTCGATGACAGCACTGGATTCTTTCAACGTCGCGTCTCATATAATTATGATGCTCTAAAGTCGCGTTATAACTTCACCGGTGGTGCCGGAGCTGGCTGCGTTCAGCAACAAAAATCTACACTTACGTCGTTTATACGTAAGCAACATAAACGTAAAATCTCATTTAGTCAACTGCAATGTGCAAACCCTCCAGGCACACCCCCTCATCTTGGACACGGAGTTATATCATTTTCTGATTTTACTGAAACAATTTTATTGGCTACTGAGAATGCGGAATTGATTGAAGCTATCAGTGATGTATTCATACATGCTCTATGTATTGAGCATAGCATTACACTGGAAATTATATTGCAACTCTTCCTTAATTATATTGCCTCGCACATCGGTCATAAGGGATACCAAACCTCGCAAAaggtttttgttaatattttacaG GTCTACTACTATGACTATTTCGATGTGAATCCAATGCAAAATCCAGACGATATGCCTTCGGCTACACCGCCACATATAGGTGGCGCTAGTGGCTGTGGTGATGAATATGATGAAACTTCTTCAAAAGCTCCATCTCTAAACAGCGAACGTGATAATGAATCGATTGCTAACTCTTTGCCCGGCTCGAATTCGATTGCCAGCTCATCAATGGACGAACGTAGCTATACACATCCTACAAATCGTAATCGCATCGGCTATGATCAGTTGCAAGATCAAAATTCACCATATAAACGTACGATGACATTATCACCCAATCATCAAATGAGCAATAATGACATCAATGGTCAACAGACGCCACCACAAAGTAATAGCGATGCTGAAACAAATTTGAAAGGCCTCAAAATACTATTCCGTATGTATATGGGACGTTTGAAGGCATTAAGTGATCTCATAACTGATCTTCAATCGGCTGATATTGAACAACAACCGGTCAATGAGGAATTTGTAGGTTTACGCATGGAATGTATTCAATTTATGATACGTCATTTACAAGAATTACGcgcacaaaaacaacaaaatatcaTACTGCGCCAAAATCCGGCTACTCAACACTCATATTATTATGCGAGATCTGCAAATAGCAGTATTGCACAACCGAATGGTGTCGATGAACGGAAAGTTGTTTATGTTCCATTTATACCGGATTATAAGTTGAGCGGCGTTGAATTTGGAAGTTATATCaaatcatatataagaccaattcCATGTTTGCTTGATCGTCCGCAATATTTGAATCGTTTGCCACCATTTCGTCGAGACGATTTTAGTTATCCCAATCGCGATGAGGGTGAGTGTGAGGTGCGCTTTTTGGGTTGGCATAATGAGCTGTTGACGTTGACACTCAAAATACAG TCGCTTTTGGCATCAACAAAAATTGATCGTGCGATTGTCGAAGAGTTTATCGCGTTCATACAAAAGACGCCGGATCTGATTGGAATCGATAGCTTCTTAGTGATTGTTTTACCAAAGCATTTAGCAATCAATTACATGCTGAACTTTTGTCCCGAATATATGTGGCAGTATGGAAAG TCGAACGGCTTTACGCCCAAACACTGGGAGTCGCTGTTGAAGAAAATCCTAAGTAAACAAGATTTGGTACCCAATTGGAAAGCTCATATCACAG AAATCCTTAACAATCTAGTGGCTGAGCTATCCTTCGAAGAGTTATTACAATGCTTTCCCACTGAAGCAATCAAACATCATAAAACTGAAGAATTTCTAAAGGAGTTCAATGAAACGCGCATTAGCTTCGTGAATGGCAAATTAAGCTTTGAAGAAGGAGCTAAATCTCCAAATTCATGCAACGAAAATAACGAAACTATGCTGACACGCGATCATTTGCCAATGGACAATATCGATGAGAATAACGTATTTGAATTGACGTTACGTAAAGCGGTCTCCAAACAACGTAGCATCGCTTTGCGTTCAATGATTGAATCGACGGGTACACAACTATTTGATGCGACAAGTAATCCAATGTATAATCTATAA